From the Glandiceps talaboti chromosome 10, keGlaTala1.1, whole genome shotgun sequence genome, one window contains:
- the LOC144440785 gene encoding uncharacterized protein LOC144440785, producing the protein MDNGLALAGGSHGLGAYTSLIKGTKDPLGSVKSGKTGTEEQCIKVYYHKAISSKDRKSLDIYISKMGSNISNIEVQNTTNGSYVASYTTGEWEYFQVTTQARYTTDEYLIDSLSMTTGRCED; encoded by the exons ATGGATAATGGCCTAGCACTTGCTGGAGGCTCACACGGCCTCGGTGCCTACACGTCCTTGATTAAAG GCACCAAGGACCCCCTTGGCTCTGTCAAATCTGGAAAGACTGGCACTGAGGAACAGTGCATAAAAGTGTACTATCACAAAGCAATATCGTCCAAGGACAGAAAATCGTTAGatatttatatctcaaaaatgggttccaatatttcaaacatagaAGTTCAGAATACAACTAATGGATCGTACGTTGCTAGCTATACCACAGGGGAATGGGAATATTTTCAG GTGACAACACAGGCCAGATACACCACTGACGAATATTTGATAGATTCTTTAAGTATGACAACTGGTCGATGTGAAGACTAG
- the LOC144440600 gene encoding galactosylceramide sulfotransferase-like, which produces MPGLTNLTTYAKTCSPLKDVAYIFNRKTGSTTLVTILDRFGKRNHLPFQRMIIFHKGKSYMGRMSTYYIHGENSPGASLPVMGIRREDRTLVATNGQTLNFAAVNPTQMKVIERAPQTILLSIVREPAANFESAFNFFHLYKFVNRQSKSSPGEKLKEFLQKPEYYRNKVSKGRDWCVARNGQAWHLGLDHKYHDRKDIVEEYFSRLANELDLVFVTEYYDHSLILLKRIMCWKMENILYIARRVRSNRTPLTEVMKDKIRKWNYVDVQLYQIFNRTLWRKIDQYGPEFDNDLQDFRQLRDAVSKDCDGSKTLIKETINLLA; this is translated from the coding sequence ATGCCAGGGTTGACAAATCTTACAACTTATGCAAAAACGTGTTCTCCTCTCAAGGATGTCGCCTATATCTTCAACCGTAAAACGGGTAGTACAACTCTCGTCACGATATTAGACAGATTTGGGAAACGAAATCACCTTCCTTTCCAGAGGATGATAATATTTCATAAGGGCAAAAGTTATATGGGACGCATGTCAACCTATTACATTCATGGAGAAAATTCTCCCGGTGCTTCACTTCCCGTGATGGGAATTAGGCGGGAAGATAGGACTCTTGTTGCAACGAATGGCCAAACTTTAAACTTCGCTGCTGTTAATCCAACACAGATGAAAGTAATAGAAAGGGCTCCACAAACCATTCTTCTTTCTATTGTACGTGAGCCAGCAGCAAATTTTGAGTCCGCATTCaacttttttcatttgtataaattcGTGAATAGACAGTCAAAGTCAAGTCCTGGTGAAAAATTAAAGGAATTTTTACAAAAGCCGGAATATTATCGAAATAAGGTATCGAAGGGTCGTGACTGGTGTGTAGCAAGGAATGGTCAAGCATGGCATCTTGGTTTGGATCACAAGTACCACGACAGGAAAGATATTGTGGAGGAATACTTCTCCAGACTAGCAAATGAGTTGGACTTGGTGTTTGTCACGGAATACTACGACCATTCCTTGATATTACTAAAGAGAATAATGTGCTGGAAGAtggaaaatatattatatattgccCGTCGAGTGAGAAGCAATCGTACACCTCTCACTGAAGTCATGAAGGACAAAATACGAAAATGGAATTATGTTGATGTTCAACTTTatcaaatattcaacagaaCACTTTGGAGAAAAATTGATCAATATGGACCTGAATTTGACAATGACTTACAAGATTTCCGCCAACTTAGGGATGCTGTATCTAAGGATTGTGATGGAAGCAAAACACTGATAAAAGAAACCATCAACTTATTGGCA